In the genome of Thermococcus stetteri, the window TGATAACGGCTAAAACGATGAGCCACACCACCCTGAGCTTTTCCTTGAACTCCTTCGGCCCCTCGTAGCCCTTGACGAGGTGTTCGTGGGGAATAAACCGGTCTATTGCGTAGATGAGCAGAACTCCAAGGAGGATCCCTATCCCGGCCGGGGTGAAGCTCCCGGTTGAGTCTATCGCGGGGAGTATCAGGCTCGTGAAGCTGGCCACTATCATAACCCCAGCGGCAAAGGAGAGGCTTACATCAATGCCCCATTCCGGCATCCTGTTGGCGAATATCGCGAGTAAAGCCCCCAGCGTAGTCATCAGGGCCACAAACAGGCCCGCATAGACCGATACGAGGATTATGTTCCCTCCCGAGATGCCCAGCAGCCACGAGGAGAGGTTGGCTATGATGTTCTCAAGCATTTTAGGCCCACCTAAAAATGTTGGAGTTGTCGAATTTTATAAACCTTTTGTCCCACGTTCTGTCTAACGTTTGGAGTTAACTGACCTCCTCCCCGCCCTGAAGGGCGAGGGTTCCGACAAGTTAACCCCTCGCCAGCGGGCGGTTCGGTTTACGGGCACTCATTCCCTACTCCCGTTACCGGTTTCGGCTCGGCCCGAGGGCACGGTCTTGTGCCCGTTACCCCTACCGGCCAAAGCCAGATTGGGGTTATCGCTTAGAGACCGAACTCCAGTTCTTGACTGCCCAAACGGGCAGTATTTCGAAGGACGCCTGCCAGCCCGCAGGAGGACATGATGAAACCCCTCATCTCATCGGGTTGTTTTGAGTGGTCTCTTCGAGACCCTTACTAAACTCCAAAGTTTAAAGGGGTTTTGACTGTTGAAAGGCTGTTGGGCGGTTTACTGTATCCCCGCCCTAAAGGGCGAGGCTTTCAGAAGAAAAAAGTAAAGTTAAAGAGATGGGAACTCACGGCCCGACGTGCATCATCTGGCCGTACATCTCCCAGTCGAGGAGGAGCTCGTACTCCGCCTTCAGGTTGTAGTAGTGGCCTCTCTCCATGTCGCTGAGGTAGCGCATGAGCCTCTTCTTCTCTTCCGTATCGACCATCTCCTCAAGCTTCGCGTAGAACTGGGCCGCTATTTCCTCGGCCTTCATCGCCCAGCGGATGAGGTCTATGAGGTCCTGCACGCCGTTGAGCTTCCTCGCCACCGGCTGGAGTTCCGGCCCTATGTGCTCCTTCGGAAAGACGACCTCCTTGCCAGGGAACATGCTGGCGTAGATCTTCCTCAAAAGCTCCTCGTGCTTCTTCTCCTCTCCGGCGAGCCACTCTATCTTTTCCTTCAGCTCCTGGATGTCCACCCTCTCCGCGAGGCTCTTGTAGAACTTCCCGGCACCAATCTCGGCCTTTATGGCCATTCCAAGGAGCTCCTCAAGGGAGAAGTCCCTCATCTTTTCGAGGGGAAGCCCCTCCTCAAGCTCAGGCGGAACCATCTTTATCACCCCATTCGTCAAGCAGGAGTCCAATCTCATTATAGATTTCAATCCTCTTAAACCCTTCCTTTTTGAGAACCTCTATCGTGTCCCTGAGGATTTTCCTCTGGACGTTGACGGCTATGCTCTGGCAGAAGTGGCATTCGGGGGTTGAGCGGGCAAGGAGAAAGAAGACTTGGACGAGCGGTCCCTCTAAGGTAACACCGTAGACCAGCCCCTCGTCGACGACGTTGATCTCAGTCTCGGGGTCGATGACGTTCCTGAGGGTGCTGACGACCCTCTTGACCTCCGGCGGAAGGTCTTCCCTCGGGCCGCGCTTGGGCTTTCTTTTGGGCCCCTTGAAAATTCCAAGAAGCCCCAATTCAGCCGCCCCCGAGGTCTTCAGCCCTGTACCTTCCCCGGTTCTCGAAGACCCCAACGGGGTTGTTCTTTAGATCAAAGACGTAAACGTTCTCGAACTTCACGAGGGCGAAGCGCTCTATGATGTCCCCAATGATCTTGGAATACGCTATGGCGCTCTCTCCGGTCATGTTGTACTCGGCGTGGCTCTCGAAGTTGAGCCAGACCTTGAGCGTATCCTCCGTGACCTCGAGACCTGCTACGACGCCAGAATCGATGATGTCGCCTCCAGTTATGGGATCGGTTATCTTTGCGAGCTCATCCAAAACGGCCCTGTAGTGCTCGGGCCACTCGCGATCTGGCATGTAGATCTTCATTTTTCCTCACCCGAGCTGGGGTTTGTCTGGGTGGTTATAAGGGTTCCTGGGCACATATGTTTAATAAGATATCGTTGAGCCAAGAGGTTACTAACAAAATTTATAACTCAATTCGGCATGTGAATCATGGGGACTACTATGGAGAAGAGCAGGGCAATACTCATTAGCGGCAGAGAGTTTCTGGTGTCGGGAGCAGTTCTGATAGCGATAAGC includes:
- a CDS encoding ZIP family metal transporter translates to MLENIIANLSSWLLGISGGNIILVSVYAGLFVALMTTLGALLAIFANRMPEWGIDVSLSFAAGVMIVASFTSLILPAIDSTGSFTPAGIGILLGVLLIYAIDRFIPHEHLVKGYEGPKEFKEKLRVVWLIVLAVIIHNLPEGMAVGTSLVYNLETGLITAIAIGIQDFPEGTVVSLPLATLQKKRLMPIIMGALSGVAEMVMVILGAFLFTVFHSLLPYGLGMAGGAMLYVTVKEMIPEIYKREENETLVTLGFFLGFYVMLFLDSMLG
- a CDS encoding iron-sulfur cluster assembly protein, giving the protein MGLLGIFKGPKRKPKRGPREDLPPEVKRVVSTLRNVIDPETEINVVDEGLVYGVTLEGPLVQVFFLLARSTPECHFCQSIAVNVQRKILRDTIEVLKKEGFKRIEIYNEIGLLLDEWGDKDGSA
- a CDS encoding ferritin family protein, giving the protein MVPPELEEGLPLEKMRDFSLEELLGMAIKAEIGAGKFYKSLAERVDIQELKEKIEWLAGEEKKHEELLRKIYASMFPGKEVVFPKEHIGPELQPVARKLNGVQDLIDLIRWAMKAEEIAAQFYAKLEEMVDTEEKKRLMRYLSDMERGHYYNLKAEYELLLDWEMYGQMMHVGP
- a CDS encoding iron-sulfur cluster assembly protein codes for the protein MKIYMPDREWPEHYRAVLDELAKITDPITGGDIIDSGVVAGLEVTEDTLKVWLNFESHAEYNMTGESAIAYSKIIGDIIERFALVKFENVYVFDLKNNPVGVFENRGRYRAEDLGGG